The window ACCTTATCCCTAAGAATTTTATCTTTATtcgttttctgttttttttttttttttgctagaagcTGTGGTTGTGTATTACACAAACCTCTTTAGTGTTTATCCTTAAAATTAGTCCATGGTAGAACCTCAGGAGTTAGCAGATATTAGTCATGAATATGCTTACAAACTGCACAGGTGTTTGAGAACTATTGACTTTTGGATATCTATGCTTAATGCAACCGACCAGAGAAAAAATTCAAGATCACCTTTTCACTAAACACTTTGAAGTTGGAGGTCTAGCTCATTGGCCAACTGTTCCATTCTTTGAAATCCTCGAGCCACATTTTCAATATCCACATCAAGTGAGATAATTGCTGTCTTTTTACTAGTGGTCCCTTCTGTCTTTAACAGAATTGTGAAGTCTCCTGGCAGTCGGAAGGTTTCTTGGGTGATATTGCTATTGGTGACGTATCTCTGAATCCCAGCTGCTTGTAGAAAATCCTCCATTGCTATGTTGCTTGTTTCTCCTGGGACATGTAAAACATGGGATAAGAAGtctataatttctttttcttgttctatGGCATAACAGGTTAGCACCTTTATCCTGTTTCCATCTTGATCTACAGTTTCTCTGTTTCCATTTTGATCAG is drawn from Pyxicephalus adspersus chromosome Z, UCB_Pads_2.0, whole genome shotgun sequence and contains these coding sequences:
- the LOC140343822 gene encoding uncharacterized protein, whose product is MSNRKKDANIHTVMIQQTYWMKDTSEEKILAMGAIQLGKVVEQVEYYDTDLYDLAVKEMWLSKIGREWKLIMGKGAQNSQNSQGHLNHEVMQIFNSIGSNKHSTKTFSKPSERQKNDSITDQNGNRETVDQDGNRIKVLTCYAIEQEKEIIDFLSHVLHVPGETSNIAMEDFLQAAGIQRYVTNSNITQETFRLPGDFTILLKTEGTTSKKTAIISLDVDIENVARGFQRMEQLANELDLQLQSV